One genomic window of Paraburkholderia acidiphila includes the following:
- a CDS encoding DUF484 family protein, with translation MNDREVADYLLAHPDFFVEHAELLATIKLGNPHGKAAVSLQERQMEMLREKNKHLERRLSELLRYGHENDSIAAKFNRWTTRMIAERDPHALPRSITQNLRDVFDMPQAALRVWDVAEAYGQADFARQTGEEVRIFANSLDTPYCGANTGFEAAQWLDSTDGAAESVAIIALRAPAVASNDAPAGEAFGLLVMGSPDPRRFHDGMATDFLTQIGALASAALSRLLPH, from the coding sequence ATGAACGATCGCGAAGTTGCCGACTATCTGCTCGCCCACCCCGATTTTTTCGTTGAGCACGCCGAACTGCTCGCGACGATCAAGCTAGGCAATCCGCACGGCAAGGCTGCCGTCTCGCTGCAGGAGCGCCAGATGGAAATGCTGCGCGAGAAGAACAAGCATCTCGAGCGCCGCCTTTCGGAACTTCTGCGTTACGGCCACGAGAACGATTCGATCGCCGCGAAGTTCAATCGCTGGACCACGCGCATGATTGCCGAGCGCGATCCGCACGCGCTGCCGCGCTCCATCACGCAAAACCTGCGCGACGTGTTCGACATGCCGCAAGCCGCGCTGCGCGTGTGGGACGTGGCCGAGGCCTACGGGCAAGCCGATTTCGCGCGCCAGACCGGCGAGGAAGTGCGCATCTTCGCGAACAGCCTCGACACGCCGTACTGCGGTGCGAACACCGGCTTCGAGGCAGCGCAGTGGCTTGACTCGACCGACGGCGCCGCCGAATCGGTCGCCATCATCGCGCTGCGCGCACCCGCCGTTGCCTCGAACGACGCTCCGGCGGGCGAAGCCTTCGGCCTGCTGGTCATGGGTTCGCCCGACCCGCGCCGCTTCCACGACGGCATGGCCACCGACTTCCTCACGCAGATCGGCGCACTCGCGAGCGCGGCGCTCTCGCGCCTGCTGCCGCACTGA
- a CDS encoding phytanoyl-CoA dioxygenase family protein translates to MSVQSKKEQVQALRERGFVVVPGLVSPERCEAIKRVAQEQLQAAAAPLEFEADLRYPGAPESKDAPGGHTVRRLLDAYSRHALYREWATSPEIAGWMELYFGEEPVLSCAHHNCMMTKHPHYGSLTGWHRDVRYWSFERDDLVSVWLALGPERMENGGLWLVPGSHDAPFTSDRFDAAKFFRADLPENKAWIDRAVAPTLAAGDVVFFHCNTLHSAGQNQSDQVKFSLVYTYHGASNVPLPGTRSAAKPEVKF, encoded by the coding sequence ATGTCAGTCCAGTCAAAGAAAGAACAGGTGCAGGCGCTGCGCGAGCGCGGCTTCGTGGTCGTGCCGGGGCTCGTCTCGCCCGAGCGCTGCGAGGCGATCAAGCGGGTGGCGCAGGAGCAGTTGCAGGCGGCTGCCGCGCCGCTCGAATTCGAAGCCGATTTGCGCTACCCCGGCGCGCCCGAATCGAAGGACGCCCCGGGCGGCCATACGGTGCGGCGCCTGCTCGACGCCTACTCGCGCCACGCCCTGTATCGCGAATGGGCCACGTCGCCGGAAATCGCCGGGTGGATGGAGTTGTATTTCGGCGAGGAGCCGGTCCTCTCGTGCGCGCATCACAACTGCATGATGACGAAGCACCCGCACTACGGCAGCCTCACGGGCTGGCACCGCGACGTGCGCTACTGGTCGTTCGAGCGCGACGACCTCGTTTCGGTCTGGCTCGCGCTCGGGCCGGAGAGGATGGAGAACGGCGGCCTGTGGCTCGTGCCGGGCTCGCACGACGCGCCGTTCACCTCGGATCGCTTCGACGCCGCGAAATTCTTCCGCGCCGACCTGCCCGAGAACAAGGCGTGGATCGACCGCGCAGTCGCCCCGACGCTCGCCGCCGGCGATGTGGTTTTCTTCCACTGCAACACGCTGCATTCGGCGGGGCAGAACCAGAGCGATCAGGTGAAGTTTTCGCTCGTGTACACGTATCACGGCGCGAGCAACGTGCCGCTGCCGGGCACGCGCTCGGCAGCGAAGCCCGAGGTGAAGTTCTGA
- the mgrA gene encoding L-glyceraldehyde 3-phosphate reductase — protein MAYEAASERYSDMQYRFCGKSGLKLPALSLGLWHNFGDTTPISTQRDILRTAFDLGITHFDLANNYGPPYGSAETNFGRIFKDDFRPYRDELLISSKAGWDMWPGPYGQGGGSRKYVLASLDQSLQRMGLDYVDIFYSHRFDVETPLEETAGALATAVQQGKALYVGISSYSPARTREMAKLLAEYKVPLLIHQPSYNMLNRWVEEELLDTLEDLGTGSIAFTPLAQGVLTNKYLNGVPEDARVNRPGGGSLKSEHLSAQNIEHVRKLNDLALRRGQSLAQMAIAWTLRGGRVTSALIGASRAEQVRENVAALKNLEFSKEELAEIDRYATEGGVNLWERPSTDQHI, from the coding sequence ATGGCTTACGAAGCAGCCTCAGAACGCTATTCGGACATGCAGTACCGCTTTTGCGGCAAGTCGGGGCTCAAGCTGCCCGCGCTGTCGCTCGGTCTGTGGCACAACTTCGGCGATACCACGCCGATCTCGACCCAGCGTGACATCCTGCGCACCGCATTCGATCTCGGCATCACGCACTTCGACCTCGCGAACAATTACGGCCCCCCGTACGGCAGCGCCGAAACCAACTTCGGCCGTATTTTCAAGGACGATTTCCGTCCGTACCGCGACGAGCTGCTGATCTCGTCGAAGGCGGGCTGGGATATGTGGCCGGGCCCGTACGGCCAGGGCGGCGGCTCGCGCAAGTACGTGCTCGCGAGCCTTGACCAGAGCCTGCAGCGCATGGGGCTCGACTACGTCGACATTTTCTATTCGCATCGCTTCGATGTGGAAACGCCGCTCGAGGAAACGGCCGGCGCGCTGGCCACAGCGGTGCAGCAGGGCAAGGCGCTGTATGTCGGCATCTCGTCGTATTCGCCCGCCAGGACGCGGGAGATGGCCAAGCTTCTAGCCGAATACAAGGTGCCGCTGCTCATTCACCAGCCGTCGTACAACATGCTCAACCGCTGGGTCGAGGAAGAGCTGCTCGACACGCTCGAGGACCTGGGCACGGGCAGCATCGCGTTCACGCCGCTCGCGCAGGGCGTGCTCACGAACAAGTATCTGAACGGCGTGCCTGAAGACGCGCGCGTGAACCGTCCGGGCGGCGGCTCTCTCAAGAGCGAGCACCTGAGCGCGCAGAATATCGAGCACGTGCGCAAGCTCAACGACCTGGCGCTGCGCCGCGGGCAGAGCCTCGCGCAAATGGCGATCGCCTGGACGCTGCGTGGCGGCCGCGTGACCTCGGCGCTGATCGGCGCGAGCCGCGCGGAGCAGGTGCGCGAGAACGTCGCGGCATTGAAGAACCTGGAGTTCTCTAAGGAAGAACTCGCGGAGATCGACCGCTATGCGACCGAAGGCGGCGTGAACCTGTGGGAGAGGCCGTCGACCGATCAGCACATCTGA
- a CDS encoding DUF3185 family protein, protein MAKAISIALIACGVVLLYFGGQSLHSFANDMSRLFTGAPTNRTILLIGGGIAATLAGITGLAMSGRRR, encoded by the coding sequence ATGGCCAAAGCGATTTCGATCGCGCTCATCGCCTGTGGCGTCGTCCTGCTGTACTTCGGCGGCCAGTCGCTCCATTCGTTCGCAAACGACATGTCGCGCCTCTTCACCGGCGCGCCGACCAACCGCACGATCCTCCTGATTGGAGGCGGCATCGCCGCGACACTCGCGGGCATCACCGGGCTCGCGATGTCGGGGCGCCGGCGCTAA
- the metK gene encoding methionine adenosyltransferase, whose protein sequence is MANDYFFTSESVSEGHPDKVADQISDAILDAILTQDKYSRVAAETLCNTGLVVLAGEITTTANVDYIQVARDTIKRIGYDNTDYGIDYRGCAVLVAYDKQSPDIAQGVDRAHDNNLDQGAGDQGLMFGYACDETPELMPLPIHLSHRLVERQSNLRRDGRLPWLRPDAKSQVTIRYVDGKPHAIDTVVLSTQHSPDIDLGTLREAVIEEVIKPVLPAELIKGDIKFLVNPTGRFVIGGPQGDCGLTGRKIIVDTYGGAAPHGGGAFSGKDPSKVDRSAAYAGRYVAKNIVAAGLASRCLIQVSYAIGVAEPTSVMVNTFGTGKVSDATITKLVREHFDLRPKGIIQMLDLLRPIYEKTAAYGHFGREEPEFSWEATDRALALAEAAGTEPVSAALA, encoded by the coding sequence GTGGCAAACGACTATTTCTTCACCTCCGAATCCGTCTCCGAAGGCCATCCGGACAAGGTCGCCGACCAGATCTCGGACGCGATCCTCGACGCCATCCTCACGCAAGACAAGTACTCGCGCGTTGCAGCGGAAACGCTGTGCAACACGGGTCTCGTCGTGCTGGCCGGTGAAATCACCACCACGGCCAACGTCGACTACATCCAGGTCGCGCGCGACACGATCAAGCGCATCGGTTACGACAACACCGACTACGGCATCGACTACCGCGGTTGCGCGGTGCTCGTCGCTTACGACAAGCAGTCGCCGGACATCGCCCAGGGCGTGGACCGCGCGCACGACAACAACCTCGACCAGGGCGCCGGCGACCAGGGCCTGATGTTCGGTTATGCGTGCGACGAAACGCCCGAGCTGATGCCGCTGCCGATCCACCTTTCGCACCGTCTGGTCGAGCGCCAGTCGAACCTGCGCCGTGACGGCCGTCTGCCCTGGCTGCGTCCGGACGCAAAGTCGCAGGTCACGATCCGCTACGTCGACGGCAAGCCGCACGCCATCGACACCGTCGTGCTGTCCACGCAGCACTCGCCGGACATCGACCTCGGCACGCTGCGCGAAGCCGTGATCGAAGAAGTCATCAAGCCGGTCCTCCCGGCCGAGCTCATCAAGGGCGACATCAAGTTCCTCGTGAACCCGACCGGTCGCTTCGTCATCGGCGGCCCGCAGGGCGATTGCGGTCTCACGGGCCGCAAGATCATCGTCGACACGTACGGCGGCGCAGCTCCGCACGGCGGCGGCGCGTTCTCGGGCAAGGATCCGTCGAAGGTGGACCGCTCGGCCGCCTACGCTGGCCGTTACGTCGCGAAGAACATCGTGGCCGCTGGCCTCGCGTCGCGCTGCCTGATCCAGGTGTCGTACGCGATCGGCGTGGCCGAGCCGACTTCGGTCATGGTCAACACGTTCGGCACCGGCAAGGTTTCGGATGCGACCATCACGAAGCTCGTGCGCGAACACTTCGACCTGCGTCCGAAGGGCATCATCCAGATGCTCGACCTGCTGCGCCCGATCTACGAAAAGACCGCCGCTTATGGCCACTTCGGCCGCGAAGAGCCGGAATTCTCGTGGGAAGCGACCGACCGCGCGCTTGCGCTGGCCGAAGCCGCCGGCACTGAGCCGGTGAGCGCAGCGCTCGCGTAA
- a CDS encoding class I SAM-dependent rRNA methyltransferase codes for MNIVTLKPSKEKSLLRRHPWVYANAIDRVEGKPAPGATVIVRAADGRFLGRAAYSPHSQIRARVWSFDENEPIDHAFFKRRVQRAVADRRAMVSGTGAVRLIFGEADGLPGLIVDYYIEDGGEGRGQLVCQFMAAGVEAWKEAIVAALTSATGCPNVYERSDVSIREKEGLEQITGLLAGDEPPETIITNENGVRYHVDVRNGHKTGFYVDQRDNRALVQTYAREREVLNCFCYTGGFSLAAMKGGAKRVVSIDSSGEALATAQKNVEANGFDAALASWLDADAFKTLRRLHDEGERFDLVVLDPPKFAASREHVDRAARAYKDINLTGFKLLRPGGLLFTYSCSGAIDSALFQKIVAGAAADAKVDARILKRLGAGVDHPLLTAFPEGEYLKGLLLQIA; via the coding sequence ATGAATATCGTCACCCTCAAGCCGTCCAAAGAAAAATCCCTGCTGCGCCGCCATCCATGGGTCTACGCGAACGCGATCGACCGCGTGGAAGGCAAGCCCGCGCCCGGCGCGACCGTCATCGTGCGCGCGGCCGACGGCCGCTTTCTCGGGCGCGCCGCCTACAGCCCGCATTCGCAGATCCGCGCGCGCGTGTGGAGCTTCGACGAAAACGAGCCGATCGACCATGCGTTCTTCAAGCGCCGCGTGCAGCGCGCCGTGGCCGACCGCCGCGCGATGGTGAGCGGCACGGGCGCAGTGCGCCTCATCTTCGGCGAGGCCGACGGGCTGCCGGGCCTGATCGTCGATTACTACATCGAAGACGGTGGCGAGGGCCGCGGCCAGCTCGTGTGCCAGTTCATGGCGGCGGGCGTCGAGGCTTGGAAGGAAGCGATCGTGGCGGCGCTCACCTCGGCTACGGGCTGCCCGAACGTGTACGAGCGCTCGGACGTATCGATCCGCGAGAAGGAAGGGCTCGAACAGATCACTGGCCTGCTCGCCGGCGACGAACCGCCCGAAACCATCATCACGAACGAGAACGGCGTGCGCTATCACGTGGACGTGCGCAACGGCCACAAGACCGGCTTCTACGTGGACCAGCGCGACAACCGCGCGCTCGTGCAGACCTACGCGCGCGAGCGCGAGGTGCTCAACTGCTTCTGCTACACGGGCGGCTTCTCGCTCGCGGCCATGAAGGGCGGCGCGAAACGCGTGGTATCGATCGACTCGTCGGGCGAGGCGCTCGCCACGGCGCAGAAGAATGTCGAGGCGAACGGCTTCGACGCGGCGCTCGCCAGCTGGCTCGACGCCGATGCCTTCAAGACGCTGCGCCGCCTCCACGACGAGGGCGAGCGCTTCGACCTCGTGGTGCTCGATCCGCCCAAGTTCGCGGCCTCGCGCGAGCACGTGGACCGCGCCGCGCGCGCCTACAAGGACATCAATCTCACGGGTTTCAAGCTGCTGCGTCCGGGCGGTCTGTTGTTCACCTATTCGTGCTCGGGCGCGATCGATTCGGCGTTGTTCCAGAAGATCGTGGCGGGCGCCGCCGCCGACGCCAAGGTGGACGCTCGCATCCTCAAGCGCCTGGGCGCCGGTGTGGATCACCCGTTGCTCACGGCATTCCCGGAAGGCGAATATCTGAAGGGCCTGCTGTTGCAAATCGCCTGA
- the dapF gene encoding diaminopimelate epimerase, with the protein MKLKFTKMHGAGNDFVVLDGYSQDLALTPERVRALADRHFGIGADQLLIVENPTVEGVDFRYRIFNCDGGEVEHCGNGARCFVKFVRDRKLTDSNRVRVQVQKGTITLVVQENGEVVVDMDRPDFEPERVPFNANGLEGRREGNDTLWPLDVNGARRWVSVVSMGNPHAVQVVDDVEAYPVKAEGAVIETHARFPNKVNAGFMQIVSRNEVKLRVFERGAGETLACGTGACAAVAAGIRRGLLDTPVKVHTHGGMLTIAWDGARDESAALTMAGPAATVFEGEIELAD; encoded by the coding sequence ATGAAACTCAAATTCACCAAGATGCACGGCGCGGGCAACGACTTCGTCGTGCTCGACGGCTACAGCCAGGACCTCGCGCTCACGCCCGAGCGCGTGCGTGCGCTCGCCGACCGCCACTTCGGCATCGGCGCGGACCAGTTGCTGATCGTTGAGAATCCGACCGTGGAAGGCGTGGACTTCCGCTATCGCATCTTCAATTGCGACGGCGGCGAGGTCGAGCACTGCGGGAACGGCGCGCGCTGCTTCGTGAAATTCGTGCGCGACCGCAAGCTCACCGATTCGAACCGCGTGCGCGTGCAGGTGCAGAAGGGCACGATCACGCTCGTCGTGCAGGAAAACGGTGAAGTCGTCGTCGACATGGACCGTCCCGATTTTGAACCCGAGCGCGTGCCGTTCAACGCGAACGGCCTCGAAGGCCGCCGCGAAGGCAACGACACGCTCTGGCCGCTCGATGTGAATGGCGCCCGGCGCTGGGTGTCGGTCGTCTCGATGGGCAACCCGCACGCGGTGCAGGTAGTCGACGACGTGGAAGCATACCCAGTGAAGGCGGAAGGCGCGGTGATCGAAACGCACGCGCGCTTCCCGAACAAGGTGAATGCCGGGTTCATGCAGATCGTTTCGCGCAACGAAGTGAAGCTGCGCGTATTCGAGCGCGGCGCCGGTGAAACGCTCGCGTGCGGCACGGGCGCGTGCGCGGCCGTGGCGGCGGGCATTCGCCGCGGGTTGCTCGACACGCCCGTGAAGGTGCATACGCATGGCGGCATGCTGACCATCGCCTGGGACGGCGCGCGCGACGAATCCGCCGCGCTCACCATGGCGGGCCCGGCCGCCACCGTGTTCGAAGGCGAGATCGAGCTGGCCGACTAG
- a CDS encoding CobW family GTP-binding protein: MIPVTILTGFLGSGKTTLLKRILNEKHGMKIAVIENEFGEENIDNEILVQDSNEQIIQMSNGCICCTIRGDLSRVLGDLAQQKRDGKLDFDRVVIETTGLANPGPVAQTFFMDNEIADEFLLDAIITLVDAKHGNHQLDEHEVVQRQVGFADRLFITKADLVDEKELADLRHRVLHMNPKAQIRQVNFGETDIKEVFDLRGFNLNAKLEIDPDFLAEDDHDHGHAHAHDHDHADCDHDHGQCSHEGHDHGHHHHHAHHDDKIKSFVYRSDRPFDPNRLEDFLGGILQIYGERLLRYKGVLYMKGVDRKVVFQGVHQMMGSDLAAKWLPIEKKGSKMVFIGIELPQDLITDGLDACLA; this comes from the coding sequence ATGATTCCCGTCACCATCCTGACCGGCTTTCTCGGCAGCGGTAAAACCACGCTGCTCAAGCGCATCCTGAACGAGAAGCACGGCATGAAGATCGCCGTGATCGAGAACGAGTTCGGCGAAGAGAACATCGACAACGAAATCCTCGTGCAGGACAGCAACGAGCAGATCATCCAGATGAGCAACGGCTGCATCTGCTGCACGATCCGCGGCGATCTCTCGCGCGTGCTCGGCGACCTCGCGCAGCAAAAGCGCGACGGCAAGCTGGACTTCGACCGTGTGGTGATCGAAACCACGGGTCTCGCGAATCCGGGCCCGGTGGCGCAGACGTTCTTCATGGACAACGAGATCGCCGACGAATTCCTGCTCGACGCGATCATCACGCTCGTTGACGCCAAGCACGGCAACCATCAGCTCGACGAGCACGAAGTGGTGCAGCGCCAGGTCGGTTTCGCCGACCGCCTGTTCATCACGAAGGCCGATCTCGTCGACGAAAAGGAACTCGCCGACCTGCGTCATCGCGTGCTGCACATGAACCCGAAGGCGCAGATCCGCCAGGTGAATTTCGGCGAGACCGACATCAAGGAAGTGTTCGATTTGCGCGGCTTCAACCTGAACGCCAAGCTCGAAATCGACCCGGACTTCCTCGCTGAAGACGATCACGACCATGGTCACGCACACGCGCATGATCATGACCACGCCGACTGCGACCACGATCACGGCCAGTGCAGCCACGAAGGCCACGACCACGGTCACCATCACCACCACGCGCACCACGACGACAAGATCAAGTCGTTCGTCTACCGCAGCGACCGCCCGTTCGATCCGAACCGCCTGGAAGACTTCCTCGGCGGCATCCTGCAGATCTACGGCGAGCGCCTCCTGCGCTACAAGGGCGTGCTCTACATGAAGGGCGTGGATCGCAAGGTGGTGTTCCAGGGCGTGCACCAGATGATGGGCAGCGACCTGGCCGCCAAGTGGCTGCCGATCGAGAAGAAGGGTAGCAAGATGGTGTTCATCGGCATCGAGTTGCCGCAGGACCTCATCACCGACGGGCTCGACGCCTGCCTCGCCTGA
- the xerC gene encoding tyrosine recombinase XerC: MNPTDPIADYLATLEHERRLSEHTLRGYTHELDELKKLAGGKPLETITAAQVRGAVARAHAGGLSARSIAHRLSAWRAFYRWLAGRIEIDANPVAAVRAPKRAKTLPKALSVDDATHLMEAPAVAGAQEVSPETLRDRAMLELFYSSGLRLAELVGLDVHYVKRDGYESAGWLKRDAAEVEVLGKGNRHRMVPVGRKALDALDAWLAARSAFVKHDDAPLFLSVRGNRMAPGVVRERVKRAAIAAGIPANVHPHVLRHSFATHLLQSSGDLRAVQELLGHASIAATQVYTSLDFQHLAKVYDTAHPRAKKRD; encoded by the coding sequence GTGAACCCGACCGATCCGATCGCCGATTACCTCGCGACGCTCGAACACGAGCGGCGGCTATCGGAGCACACGCTGCGCGGCTACACGCATGAACTCGACGAGCTGAAGAAGCTCGCGGGCGGCAAGCCGCTCGAAACGATCACGGCCGCGCAAGTGCGCGGTGCCGTGGCGCGCGCGCACGCGGGCGGCCTCTCGGCGCGCTCCATCGCGCACCGGCTGTCGGCCTGGCGCGCCTTCTATCGCTGGCTCGCGGGCCGTATCGAAATCGATGCGAATCCCGTGGCCGCCGTGCGTGCGCCCAAACGCGCCAAAACGCTGCCGAAGGCGCTTTCCGTCGACGACGCCACGCACCTCATGGAAGCGCCCGCCGTCGCCGGCGCGCAAGAAGTCAGCCCCGAGACGTTGCGCGACCGCGCGATGCTCGAGCTGTTCTACTCGTCGGGGCTGCGTCTCGCGGAACTCGTCGGGCTCGATGTGCATTATGTGAAGCGCGACGGCTACGAATCGGCGGGTTGGCTCAAGCGCGACGCCGCCGAAGTCGAAGTGCTCGGCAAGGGTAACCGTCACCGCATGGTGCCGGTCGGGCGCAAGGCGCTCGACGCGCTCGATGCCTGGCTCGCCGCGCGCAGCGCCTTCGTGAAGCACGACGACGCCCCGCTCTTTCTCTCCGTGCGCGGCAACCGCATGGCGCCGGGCGTGGTGCGCGAGCGCGTGAAGCGCGCCGCCATCGCGGCGGGCATTCCGGCGAACGTGCACCCGCACGTGCTGCGGCACTCGTTCGCCACGCATCTGCTGCAGTCGAGCGGCGACCTGCGCGCCGTGCAGGAACTGCTCGGCCACGCGAGCATCGCGGCCACCCAGGTCTACACGTCGCTCGACTTTCAGCATCTCGCGAAGGTCTACGACACCGCGCATCCACGCGCCAAGAAGCGCGATTAA
- a CDS encoding lipid A biosynthesis lauroyl acyltransferase: MLGKLGSRFAIGLLKLFAILPYGLVARLGDGLGWLLYQIPSRRKRVVHTNLRLCFPEWSDEKREEVAGLHFRHAIRSYMERSVQWFASAKKLEKIVELDSEIDLTDPNLPPTLFLGLHFVGIEAGSMFLNYSLHRPCGSLYQPFSNPEFEAAAKAGRSRFGAEMVSRADSARAVLRWLRDKKPVMLGADMDYGMRNSTFVPFFGVPACTLTAVGRLAKVGHAQVVPFIGEVLPNYKGYRLKVFKPWENYPTGDDDLDARRMNAFLEEQIPRIPEQYYWVHKRFKTRPPGEPSVYD; the protein is encoded by the coding sequence ATGCTAGGCAAACTCGGCTCCCGTTTCGCCATCGGCTTGCTCAAGCTGTTCGCGATCCTGCCCTATGGCTTGGTCGCCCGTCTGGGCGACGGCCTCGGCTGGCTGCTCTACCAGATCCCGAGCCGCCGCAAGCGCGTCGTTCATACGAATCTGCGCCTGTGCTTCCCCGAATGGAGCGACGAAAAGCGCGAGGAAGTGGCGGGGCTGCACTTCCGTCACGCCATTCGCAGCTACATGGAGCGCAGCGTGCAATGGTTCGCCTCGGCGAAGAAGCTCGAAAAAATCGTCGAGCTCGACAGCGAGATCGATCTCACCGATCCGAACCTGCCGCCCACGCTCTTCCTCGGCTTGCATTTCGTGGGCATCGAGGCGGGTTCCATGTTCCTCAACTACTCGCTGCACCGGCCCTGCGGCTCGCTCTACCAGCCGTTCTCGAACCCCGAGTTCGAAGCCGCGGCCAAGGCGGGACGCAGCCGTTTCGGCGCGGAAATGGTGAGCCGCGCGGACAGCGCGCGCGCCGTGCTGCGCTGGCTGCGCGACAAGAAGCCCGTGATGCTCGGCGCCGATATGGACTACGGCATGCGCAATTCCACGTTCGTGCCCTTCTTCGGCGTGCCGGCATGCACGCTCACGGCGGTCGGGCGTTTGGCGAAGGTGGGTCATGCGCAAGTCGTACCGTTCATCGGCGAGGTGTTGCCCAATTACAAGGGTTATCGGCTGAAAGTGTTCAAACCTTGGGAAAATTATCCAACCGGCGACGACGACCTCGACGCGCGCCGCATGAACGCTTTCCTCGAAGAACAGATTCCGCGCATTCCCGAGCAGTATTACTGGGTCCACAAGCGCTTCAAGACGCGGCCGCCGGGCGAACCCAGCGTCTACGACTAA
- the dksA gene encoding RNA polymerase-binding protein DksA, producing the protein MTTKRLLTEAEILKMSDKDYMNEDQLAFFKNRLEQLQAEILRNAGQTTENLRETVIVPDPADRATIEEEHALELRTRDRERKLLKKVQQSLARIDSGDYGWCEETGEPIGIPRLLARPTATLSLEAQERRELRQKLFGD; encoded by the coding sequence ATGACGACGAAACGACTCTTGACCGAAGCCGAAATCCTGAAGATGAGCGACAAGGATTACATGAACGAGGATCAGCTCGCCTTCTTCAAGAACCGGCTCGAACAGCTGCAGGCGGAAATCCTCCGCAATGCGGGCCAGACCACTGAGAATCTGCGCGAAACCGTGATCGTTCCCGATCCGGCCGACCGCGCGACGATCGAAGAAGAGCATGCGCTCGAACTGCGCACGCGCGACCGCGAACGCAAGCTGCTCAAGAAGGTGCAGCAATCGCTCGCTCGCATCGATTCCGGCGACTACGGCTGGTGCGAAGAAACGGGCGAGCCGATCGGCATCCCGCGTCTGCTCGCGCGTCCGACCGCCACGCTCTCGCTCGAAGCGCAGGAGCGCCGCGAATTGCGCCAGAAGCTGTTCGGCGATTGA
- a CDS encoding fatty acid desaturase family protein, whose amino-acid sequence MESLSAESEALSPTATHAEPAGRTKRAPRPPQPATAARANAGLIAFAFTVLCYQLVGLPLLLHAAGGPTLVLLATLAPVVLATPIHWGLIHEGIHGQLARDRRVNEWLARALSIGLAMPFDAVRFGHLMHHRFTREAFDRPDVHDMHDASGPRWRRRISYYARLMGGLYLAELLLPLLAFMPVRLARDIIERGVGAHGREGVQVQRLFANHAADPVRRSRARRDWLASLALYAASFVLYGKAWPVLLAAMYLRGLWLSVADNLPHYGVALDEPGRSRDFRVPRALGVLLMNHHLHRQHHLHPTLPWTALPALAHAEEAAGMTARAGYLAAALRQFKGLQPGFDPG is encoded by the coding sequence ATGGAGTCCTTGAGCGCCGAATCTGAAGCGCTTTCCCCCACCGCCACGCACGCCGAACCCGCCGGGCGGACCAAACGTGCGCCGCGCCCGCCGCAGCCTGCAACGGCGGCCCGCGCGAATGCCGGGCTGATCGCGTTCGCGTTCACGGTGCTGTGCTACCAGCTCGTCGGCTTGCCGCTTTTGCTGCACGCGGCAGGCGGTCCGACGCTTGTTCTGCTGGCCACGCTCGCGCCCGTCGTGCTTGCCACGCCTATCCACTGGGGCCTCATCCACGAAGGCATACACGGGCAACTGGCGCGCGACCGGCGCGTGAACGAGTGGCTTGCGCGCGCGCTCTCGATCGGTCTGGCGATGCCGTTCGACGCCGTACGTTTCGGACACCTGATGCATCACCGCTTCACGCGCGAGGCGTTCGACCGTCCCGATGTGCACGACATGCACGACGCGAGCGGCCCGCGCTGGCGTCGTCGCATTTCGTACTACGCGCGGTTGATGGGCGGACTGTACCTGGCCGAATTGCTGTTGCCGCTCCTCGCGTTTATGCCTGTGCGCCTCGCACGCGACATCATCGAGCGCGGCGTGGGTGCGCACGGTCGCGAAGGCGTGCAGGTGCAGCGGCTCTTCGCGAACCACGCCGCCGATCCCGTGAGGCGCAGCCGCGCGCGGCGCGACTGGCTCGCCTCGCTCGCGCTTTACGCGGCTTCGTTCGTGCTGTACGGCAAGGCCTGGCCCGTGCTGCTCGCGGCGATGTACCTGCGCGGACTGTGGCTGTCGGTAGCGGATAACTTGCCGCACTACGGCGTCGCGCTCGACGAACCGGGCAGATCGCGCGATTTTCGCGTGCCGCGCGCGCTGGGCGTGTTGCTGATGAATCATCATCTGCATCGCCAGCATCATCTGCATCCGACGCTGCCGTGGACGGCGCTGCCCGCCCTCGCGCATGCCGAAGAGGCCGCAGGCATGACGGCGCGAGCGGGCTATCTCGCCGCCGCGTTGCGTCAATTCAAAGGATTGCAGCCGGGCTTCGATCCCGGCTGA